Proteins encoded by one window of Manis pentadactyla isolate mManPen7 chromosome X, mManPen7.hap1, whole genome shotgun sequence:
- the KLHL34 gene encoding kelch-like protein 34 — MSYYLSYCKAHGGALLTGYQALRAEGFLCDVTLESEGSEFPAHKSLLACSSDYFRALFKSHTRESRARVIHLHVPSAAGLQRLLDFIYTAWLPLSMDTVEDTLEAASYLQVTEALGLCDRYLESQLAPENCCFVANVAARFGLVHTLAMAEGCIVCHLRELLVRGAGPAGLLELNPASLRAVLGAPDVARVPEAQLLGLALAWLRQEPEAERLAHCAALLERVRFGLVPADVLRRVYSGSGLVLPARVKSLIIQALNYHTAPSRQPLLQGEQTSVRSPQTRILLVGGRRGRKMVTVEVAAPRGEARVRGPIEEPEEEEEEEEEEDEEEEQEEEQLEDQEEEEEEEEEWELTQDVVAFDMHNHHWRRLTMLPAPLLGHSVCAVGNFLFVLGGESPSGSASAPQADGPRDVTAQVHRYDPRFHAWTAVPAMREARAHFWCGAVGEGLLAVGGLGAGGEALASVEMYDLRRDRWTAVGALPQALHGHAGAVGDRDIVYVSGGKVGRGEGSASSLRDVYSLGPGERAWSKRAPMGTARFGHHMAVLRGAVFAFLGRYEPFSEIERYDPGTDQWTRLRPLPYDRFCYGLAVVEETALLVGGLKWRNSRQVPTRNVVGYDLDLDRWEDTGCALPWAWSGLQCVVLQLAEGGDEEREGELGEALDSVLGLMG, encoded by the coding sequence ATGAGTTACTACCTGTCTTACTGCAAAGCTCATGGTGGAGCACTGCTCACGGGCTACCAGGCCCTGCGCGCCGAGGGCTTCCTGTGCGACGTGACCCTGGAGTCCGAGGGCAGCGAGTTCCCGGCGCACAAGTCGCTCCTCGCGTGTTCCAGCGACTACTTCAGGGCCCTGTTCAAAAGCCATACCCGGGAATCCCGGGCGCGCGTAATCCACTTACATGTGCCGTCGGCCGCCGGCCTGCAGCGCCTGCTGGACTTCATCTACACAGCCTGGCTGCCGCTCTCCATGGACACGGTGGAGGACACGCTGGAGGCGGCCAGCTACCTGCAGGTCACTGAGGCCCTGGGTCTGTGTGACCGCTACCTGGAGAGCCAGCTGGCCCCGGAGAACTGCTGCTTTGTAGCCAACGTGGCAGCGCGCTTTGGCCTGGTGCACacgctggccatggcggagggtTGCATCGTGTGTCACCTGCGCGAGCTGCTGGTGCGGGGCGCGGGCCCCGCGGGGCTGCTGGAGCTCAACCCCGCGTCGCTGAGGGCCGTGCTCGGTGCCCCCGACGTGGCGCGGGTGCCCGAGGCCCAGCTGCTGGGCCTGGCGCTGGCCTGGCTGCGGCAGGAGCCCGAGGCCGAACGTCTGGCCCACTGCGCCGCGCTGCTGGAGCGCGTTCGCTTTGGTCTGGTACCAGCTGACGTGCTGCGGCGCGTGTACTCGGGCTCCGGCCTCGTGCTGCCTGCCCGAGTCAAGAGCCTAATCATCCAGGCCCTCAACTATCACACAGCGCCCTCCCGCCAGCCTCTCCTGCAGGGCGAGCAGACCAGCGTCCGGAGTCCCCAGACCCGCATCTTGTTGGTCGGGGGACGCAGGGGGCGGAAAATGGTGACAGTGGAGGTGGCAGCCCCGCGGGGAGAAGCCAGGGTCAGGGGCCCCATTGAGGAgcccgaggaggaggaggaggaggaggaagaggaagatgaggaggaggagcaggaagaaGAGCAATTAGAAgaccaggaagaggaggaggaggaggaggaggagtgggagCTCACCCAGGACGTGGTGGCCTTCGACATGCACAATCACCACTGGCGCAGACTTACGATGCTGCCTGCACCCCTTCTGGGGCACAGCGTGTGCGCTGTGGGCAATTTCCTGTTTGTGCTGGGCGGGGAGAGCCCTTCCGGCAGCGCCTCCGCTCCCCAGGCCGACGGCCCGCGGGATGTCACTGCCCAAGTGCACCGTTACGACCCGCGCTTCCACGCGTGGACGGCGGTGCCAGCTATGCGGGAAGCGCGGGCCCACTTCTGGTGCGGCGCGGTGGGCGAGGGGCTCCTGGCTGTCGGAGGCCTGGGCGCGGGCGGCGAGGCGCTGGCCTCCGTGGAGATGTACGACCTGCGCCGGGACCGCTGGACAGCGGTCGGGGCCTTGCCTCAGGCGCTGCACGGCCACGCGGGGGCCGTTGGGGACCGCGACATCGTGTACGTCTCTGGGGGCAAGGTGGGGAGAGGCGAGGGCAGCGCGAGTAGCCTCCGGGACGTGTACTCCCTGGGCCCCGGGGAGCGGGCATGGAGCAAGAGAGCGCCCATGGGCACGGCCCGCTTCGGGCACCACATGGCTGTGCTGCGCGGCGCGGTGTTCGCCTTTCTGGGGCGCTACGAGCCCTTCTCCGAGATCGAGCGCTACGACCCCGGCACGGACCAGTGGACGCGGCTTAGGCCGCTACCCTACGACCGCTTCTGCTACGGGCTGGCGGTAGTGGAAGAGACCGCGTTGCTGGTGGGGGGCCTCAAGTGGCGGAACTCGCGACAGGTGCCTACCCGCAACGTGGTGGGCTATGACCTCGACCTGGACCGCTGGGAGGACACAGGCTGTGCGCTGCCCTGGGCCTGGAGCGGCTTGCAGTGCGTGGTATTGCAGCTGGCCGAGGGTGGGGacgaggagagggagggagagctcGGAGAGGCGCTGGATTCAGTGCTGGGCTTAATGGGTTAG